The region GAACATTAGTCGGACACTTTGAAATTGAACGTTGAAGACTCAGGACACGCTCAAGAGATGCAAGATCAATATGACTAGTAGTAGATGTAGGAAGAGTACTAGGAGTAGTATAGGAGGGGCACTAAGAGTTGTAGTTGTGGGAGGATCACGAAGAGCAGCTATAGGAGCAGTACAagtagttgttgttgttgtagGGGTAGAAAAATAGGAAAATAAAGTTTTACTCTTTCGATCTTGACTCCTGCAACAAGTCAAAATAAACATTACATTTAATTCATACAAGTACATAACAAATTATAATAGATTTAAAATTTCgtcatttaatttaaattaatttttaactTCATTATAAATTTGGAACTATATATTGTGCTTTACGGATTAAACTTCTCGGCGTATTCAACCAAAATAACATAATtaactactccctccgtcccgttgATTTCACTACGGTTACTAATTGCACACATTTCGAGGCctctataaaatatagtttcgtaatttttttattttttttttgaataaaagtttaaacataaaacttttatacataattttttaaaaaaatatatataatggAGTTATACTTTAAATAAGCATTGAAAAACGTGCAAAAAATTGATGTAGAGAATtcaatgggacagagggagtattagATAAGGATTGatcaaaaataatataaaataatcaTAACCTAATTTCTCAACTAGTacaattggaaaagaacatatatACACGCCCGTATACACAGAACGACGCACACATTACACTTATACTCGTATAAATATTTTATTCAAAACTAATTGAATATTGAAAAAGTAAAAGATACTCACATGTTAATTGGTGGTATCCAGTCGGCCAGTCAGAGAAGGGTAAAGAATTCCAAGATGCGAATGAGTTTTACCTTTTTGAACTTTTTAATTAGtttgtgttttttttttaatttttaatttttaagttTTATATCCCAATTTTTTTAATTGGGCTCAGCGCTATCAATATATACATTTATTGGGCTGAATTTTTTTCAACAAAACATTGGGCTGAGTTTGAAATATATAGGGGCttatttttttctcaccaggactgCATGTTTAATAAGCTAAAAAATTTTAATGGCCCACTGCCGGGCTGAGCTAACCCCAGCCCATATTGAGTCATCCATGTATTGTATGCTGTGTTAAATTGAGAGAAAATCCATCCTACTTTCACAAATAAATCTGCCCCATGAATAGCTCGTTATCAATTTCAGTGTATTTCTTGTAAATATACTGAcaagtttatttaatataataattataacaataacaataataataataataatataattacaaataaCTGCCAAATTACCTTTTCagttaaaataaattttattttcaaaataatttttctaacCAATCCCCCTTATTTTCCAAAAATAATGACATATCTATTTAACAAGATAAAAGAATGATGTCATAACtaatataattaattatcatTTTCAAACAAAACGTATTATCAATTTAGttcaaattaaaaatttaatataaaatttataatgagTAAATACTTGATCTAAGCTCGTAGATAATTAAATGCGCTTAAATTGTATTCCCTCCGTCCCTCTCGATTGTTATCGTTACTAGAAGAGTGTCTGACACGCACTTTaagataaataaaaattatacttcaataactttttttaaaaaaaaattgaataaaaatttaaatattttagttttgttaagaaaagaaaattaaaaaaaattataaaaatatattttttatttagttAACAAGATGTGGGACAATTTTTTAGAAATGATAGACAAACGGAGTATCATGAAATATTCCATTGTATCATAAAATATTCCATGCGGGATTAATAGAAGGGATGTTTAATGGGAGAAATTTGGAAATAAAAATAAGATCGTTTATTCCGAGGCTACCCTCATGGAAGCACACCATTTCTCCTAGTCCACCACAAAGAATCCTCCCAGAGAGAGGGTCAGGTCAGGCCATCAAAACCCCCCATTCTATACGTACAACCTCCCTCTGTCTCTATATAtttttcactctctctctctctcaatcaCTACAAATAAATTTGAATTGTAACCGGAGCTATTTTGCTCCGAAAATGTCGAACGAAGCCCTAGATCAGAGGTATTATTTCTATAATTTAATCATTTTTCTATGATGTATGTACGTTTAATTTTCTATATATTGCTCTTTATGCGATGATCCTGTTTGATTACTAATTGTTTTCAACTCGCCTAGTTGTTCAATTGAATTGGTTGATTTCTTGTTGTTTATTTAGGAAAATTTAGAATTGTTAAGCTTTTTCATGGCATTTTATAGTGGATCTGTTCTGTTTATTGTGTCTATGAACTTAGCATTAGTTAGGGTTTGTCGATGACTAGATGGGCTTATTTGTTTATGTACTTTCGATGTTCAATATCGTTCTGCTTTTTTTATCGTTAGGAACAGTACTAGTTGAATTTTTAAATCTACCAGATATCACTATAACACTGTAGCAAGCCTAGTCAAAGACTCGAGCTGCCTAGCTTAAGTATCAGTCGAGCCTTAAAACTTTTAATGCTGCCTAGATTTTCTTGCATTTCGTTAGCTATTAGCATCCATAAAATTACGTGTCAAGTAATTATTTATTGCTTGCTTCCGAAAATTATAAGGAATGCTTAGTGTTGACAATATGTTGTTATAACTTATTGTCTTTTTTAGTCATGCGGTATGGACTTTTCAGTACCTCCTTAAGCTAGGCAGTGATAGAATTTAGTCCATGGGATTATTTAGGAATTAAGTTTAGTATTAAGTTGGAGCCCTTTGTGCTTTGGTGCATGTTGCGCTTTTAATAATACTGGGTTTAAAAAGAAAAACAGTTATGGGTGGCATTAAGAGCAGTGATTTAGAGAATATGGACAAAATAAAAGTTTTGAAAAATTTTACCCGCTGCTATAAATAAGAATCACTATACTTGGCATGCAGTCAAATAATTCTCTACCATTTGCCGGATAGTATCCTAAACTTGTTCAACATTACTGACTCTCTACCCCATACTAAATGAAAACTGTTTCCGTTATTAGTTGGGCTGAACTGGTTACATGATATAATGGCGAACTAGCTAAATAGGTACAAAGCAAAGTTGCAGCCTTTGTAGAAAAAAATTGCGATGGAGCTACACAATGCTGAGGTTTTAAAAATATATGATTAAAGTACATCTACTACCAATGCTGGTTTCATGTATTACTTGTAAACTTAAAATACATTATATTGAagaattatatattataaattgatGTTTATCTTATTGTATAAGGTGCAATTTGACTTCAGTTTCTTTTCTTCTTTACTGGTGGATTTGGTTGCATGAGGAATTTCTCTTTCAATTCTGGGTTTTCTGTTCTCTTATTCTTATTTTGTAAGATGCAAGTAGAGATACTTTTTCATTGAGAATATATCTGtcgaaaataaaatatttgtgaaGTGTGTGTAGTATCCCTGGTCTGTTCTGTACTTCTGTTACTAGTAGTTTCTACAAGCTGTAATCATATACTTTCTAAATTACCAGAAATGCTAGTATTGACATTGAGGAGTCAACTGCAATGACAATTGAGTTTCTTCGAGCACGATTGCTATCTGAAAGATCTGTATCAAGATCAGCAAGGCAAAGAGCTGATGAGTTGGCCAGAAGGGTTAGTCTCAATATTttcagtgtgtgtgtgtgtttgtgttactgtatatgtgttaaatTTGGATCCTGCATTCTTCCATGAAGAAACAAAGGAAAAAAAAactgaaccctgattttcttagTTGGTCCCCCACCCCTCCCTTAATCTCCTCTTCCCTCTCCCTAATCCCTTTGTTTCTTTTTTATAATTGCATTATATCCTTTAATTTTTTTCTGCAATCTTAAAATTTTGGATTGGAATGTGAAATGTAAAGGTAATGGAACTGGAGGAGCAGCTAAAGATCGTGTCATTGGAAAGAATGAAAGCTGAGAAGGCAACAGCAGATGTCCTTGCCATCTTAGAAAGCAGTGGGGCAACTGATTTATCGGAGGAGTATGATTCGAGTTCTGATCAGGAAGCAACTCCATCTGGATCTGAGGTTGGTCCTAGTTCCTTGATGGAGGAAGAAAACTTAACTGATGAGAAATCGTGCGGTAGAAGCTTGTCTTGGAAAAGTGAGAAGGATTCTTCGCGTTTTCTTGAAAAGAAGTACAAGGATTCGTCTAGAAGGCGGCATGGAAGTGTTATCTCAAGTGCTAATTCATCACCAAAACAAGTTGGCAAATCATGTCGCCGAATTAAACGCAAGGAGACTACGTATATCTtcttcactctctctctctctctctctcaaaccccccccccccccccccttctcACTAGAGCATTTCACCATTAAAGTATCAATTGCTTACAAATGTTATGTTAGATCAGGATATAGTAGACATTTGCACGTAGCCGAGATTCATGTAATAATGAACATAAGTATATGAGAAAGTTTACATAGGTGGAGGTGTGATTTCCTCCAAGTTTGGTAGATACTGCTGAAGCATGTGTAGATGTTTGTAATCTTCATGCATGTACCACTTTCAATTTTCCTCTTATAAATTGCAGGGGaacttttttttatatatttaaaatgtTGTTTGTCTTGTCTTTTCAGATCAGCTACTGATCAACTGCAAATTGATACTAGTAGACTTCCTTTAGAAGGTGAAGTAGCTGAAAGTCCGTATGTTCCTACTTCCGCTGATAATGTGCCTGAAATCTCGAAAGAACCTTCAGAGGTCTTGGAAAATCAAATATTATCTAATGGTCACCCATCAAGTGCTCATGGCGAAGACAAAGATATGGAAATAGCTTTAGAACAACAAGCGCAACTCATACAGCAGTATGAAGCAGAGGAAAAAGCTCAAAGAGATTGGGAAGAGAAGTTCACAGAAACAAACAGTCGTACACCGGTTAGTCTTACTGCCTTGAACTAAGTTAACATTGCTTTACATCTTTAAATTCTATTTTCAATTATAATGTGGTTTTAAGTTACGTATGATAGGAGTACAGTACAGCATGAGTGCTTCTCCCTGGATACCAAATTAATAATCTTCTTTGGATTCCACATTACAGCATTAATTTGGTCCCTGGCTTGGGCTTTTAGTTGAAAATGATGCACTATTTCATAGTGCACTGAAATACAACATATAGCATGCACCTAAACACCCGATCTATAATCTATATCTACACTAGAGTTTTTTTAAGCGGATCACAGATCTTTTGTAGTTGGTCATTCAGTTTTAATTTTCGGCGGTCAGCTTAATGTTTAAATATTATattacttttatttatttaatccaTTAAAGAGTTAAATTTACTTTCAATCTTGTTACAGTTTCAGTTCCAtattatatatttgttggttactaCTAAAGATCAATTTTTAAACCTAATGCAGTATATTCTATATTCTATAGATGTTTTATATCAGTTTAATGTTTCCTTTCAATCCTTTCGCAATCTTAATTCTATGTATAAACTAATATTTAAATTAAGCAAAAGGTATGAAACTAAGTTTTTACTACTTTACTTCATTATCGATATCTAGACCAAGTGCATTAGATGTATACTTTaacaataaaaataaaatattatactAAACACTTTTAAAACATGCGCATGTTATAGATGCGCAATGTATACCCAATAATCTGAATTGTGACTCGTAATTATTGTAAAGGCCCACGAGAATACTTTTCCATAGAATAGTTATGCTGTGGCAAGAATTCATTGCATGGGTGTTTCAAACTATCAGGCTATACGCATTTTCTTATTGGCGATACACATTTTCTTATTGAGCACAAGGTGGGTAGATAAGGCCACAGTCAGCGCACAATTTGGTCAATTTTTCATGAAACTTTATGTACGTTGATAATATTTGATAAGATATTAGATTGTAAGTAGGACTCTAAGTATtagtatataatatttaaaatataatttaaatataatacaaaaattttaaaaaataggTTAACCTAAAAAATGAGTTAAAACAAAAAAATAGGTTAACGAAACCAACTATAAAAAAGATCTCAAGTTTGGCTGTTATATTTTAGTGTAGACGACTAATTTTTTAAAATCAATAATATTAACATAAAAGTATAGCTTATATCAATTTTAAACCtggaaaagaaaatgaaaaatatattttttttccaaaaaaaaagtaacatatgaaattttaaattcaatatttgCCTCAACTTATTCATGATGCTTTCAGTACATCataaaaaaaataagaaataacttaaaataatgaattttttctgtctaaaaataaaagaaaaaaagaaacACTAAATATCATAAACTTGTATAGTTCTAtgtaaataaaatcagaaaaatttagtaaaaaaGACCGTGCTAGTATACTATTAAAGTTGAACTTGAGATGATTAGTAGTGTAATTTGGGCCAATTAGAGAAAGGTAAATTGAGCTTAATTTTTAGCCTTTTCATTGTATTGTTGAGCTTAAAAATTTATATAACAATACTTTTGTGGTCATGTTAGTGACTAAATCTAGTTTTTAAAAATCTATACAGTATTATTCTGGCAAAAAAAAAATCTATACAGTATTATAATGCACATTTGTAAACAGAGAAACACAATATAAATTCCAAAATATGCAGCAACCTAAATTAGAATACCAGTAGGAATCAGATTCAAATCCACCATCACTATTTTGGAGTATACATGGTCATCTACGGACCCCTATCTGTACTGTTCAGAATAAAATTTGTAGTATAGTATTGTTGTAGTTCGCAGTGCTTTCTATAAACTAAAACTAATTTGGCTTTGGTTGTGAGGGAAGCCCTCTTTTCATATTTCTGACAAGAGATGCTTATTAGGTTCAGAGACATTGCTAAATTCTTGCAATTTGCTAGTATTTGGTCCTATATTTTCTCACATATTTTCTAAGATTTTACTGGACCAAAACCCTTTCGTGTAGAGTTCAGTTTTAAATGTTTGAATGATCTTATGCAACCAATTAATTCCCTCATTAGGACTCATTGTTGTTGACCATGAATGGTTTAGGTTTCCATTGACGGGGGAAACCAATCAGATGTCACTGAAGATAGGGATGGAAGTCGGGAACCAGCTTCGCCATTCGGCGAAGACACGTTTGTGTCCTGTAACCAAGAACCAAGCTTAACAGATGAGGGTTTATCGGTTAGTTATGAACTTGGTAGAGATCAGAAATCTATCAGCAATGTTGCTTTTGAATCCCAATCATCAGAGATTGCAGTTTCAATGGCTAAAAGTACTTTTGATCAACAGCAGTCACTAGCTCATAATTATCTGCCACCTGTGAGCCAATATATTGGTGTCTCCGGGAAAGAGAAGACAGAAGTATTCTCCGGCACTACCAACAGTTTGAACAAAGAAGCTTCTGAAAATGCAGATCAATTTGCTTTGATGCCTCATGATACCTCCAATGAACTTGGATCTGTCTTGGAGGCCCTGCAACAAGCCAAGGCTTCACTTAAACAGAATCTAAATAGATCTCCAGTATCAAATCCTGGATCAATGAGGAACAGGGATCCTTCAGTTCCTATTATGAGGAATGAGAATAGATTTGAGTTCCCTGTTGGATCTGCTGGTCTTTTTAGGTTGCCAACTGGTTTTCAGCATGAAACAACTGCCCAAGACCACTTTCAGACTTCTGGGTCAGAACTAAGCTCGAGAAATATTACTCCTGGACCTGCAGGAGATAGATTTTTTCCCAGCCCTTACATGCATTCTCAATCAAGCAGCCCTAGTGATGGACTTTTTACCACCCGCACGAATCCTTACATGGACCCTAGATCAACACTCCCGACAACGTTTCCAATCTTCCGTACTATGTTGGATTCAGATCGTTATGCTGCCCTAACTAACAGCTCCACTGATCCTCGTTTAAATGCTGGTCTACCATCTGCCAGTAGATATGTATACCCGGATTATCCTCCTTACCGAGAAATGGTGCCAAGGATGACAGCCGATGATGCACTTTCAGGACATGCTGCAAATAGGGACATAGGAATACGTCATCCGTCTCATTCACAATATTATAATGACCCCAGGCATTATGATGATCCCAGGCAGTACAATGATCCCAGGCAGTACAATGATCCCAGGCAATATATGTACAGATAGATGCTTGAAATAAATGTGTTCTGTTTCTCAGCTAAATACTGTGCAGCGGGAAGGCCTAGGAAGTATGTGATTTGATGTTTATATACAGATCATGTATGTTTTCATTTATGTTATAGATGCATTTTGGATATTTAGCTGTCTTGAGTTTCTATGGCTGTTGAAATGCCATCTGCTCGTCGTCTTGTATAGAGATGCTGCTTGTATACAATGCCGTGCATCAAAAAATTGGAGGATTGGAGGTCTAATCAACGTATGTAATTTCGGGTGTTAGCTTAAACATAATATTTCATGTCCAGTTGATCCGAGAAACTGGTATCACTCAATCACTCATACATAAAGCTCTAAGCGTGTAGTTATAGTGTCCCAAATTATGGACACGGATTAATACATGGGAACGTATCCATCTTTTTGGAATCACTGAAAACCGTCACATTCATTTTGACAAATTCGAACCCTCACCTCCTTAATCCTTTAAAGAGCCGCTAGATGCCATTTGAAATAATTGATAAACGAGTTTATGCATTGGTAAAGTTAGGAAGAGAACACTGCTGATGAATCATGTGGTTTAGGAATTAGTGATAGACACCCAAATTAAAAGAGCAGGTAATAGTTGAAGGCCGTGTCGATTTTATGTGAATAATTAGGGACAGAACTGAGCAGAAAAGAAATTCCAAGTTAGGTTTCTTTTATGTGTAAACATATTTTGCAGTTATGTGCAGAGACACAGAGGGGTAAAAAATAGAAATGCATGTAATCATTTTTCCAATTTAAATTTATATTGGATCacatattttaattcatatcggCTTAGATGATAAATTATTTGATTTTGATCGATTTTAAATTATATCAAATTTAGCAATGCGGGTTTCGGTTTGTGcaatttttaaaattgatttaaattCGTTTTCAAATTAATATTGGATTACATGATTTGAATGTCGAAATGGATCTAAGTTTCATTTCATAAATTTCGATTCTTTGAATCATTACCCATTATGCCATGTTTAATTACAACTATAATATCTATATAATCTTAAAAGTTATTATTACCCATATAAGATTTACTTATAAATTTACACTCATTATCCATTTTATTTTATTACACATAAAACTTtaaattattgttagaaatatgttgtgaacttgatgataagttgaacaaaacatcttaatagatttaacttagtgttttttagctctcgacggatgttctaatataaTCCCAACGGATGAATTTTATAATCCCGATGGATGAcaatttaacatccatcgagagtgtagcttatgtaataataagtatcGTAACACAATTCTGCAAACAAAaatgttttagttgagtagataatgtaggattctttgagtcatgttgactactagattgatatgcagattaggttggctaattgtaaatataagatgtcttgtaattctgcataagtgaaatattatcaagtgacagaaagactcccgacggatgatctacaaagactcccgacagataatcaacaaggctcccgacggatgataatattcaaaatagcaattgacagtgacaacacagtcacatgcgtcaggtgtttgcaaatggaatgtggcagcctaattgcaggatttagagaataaggaagcattaccatttccatgcgattatgaagattttcaaagatacTGGACAGAGTAATGTAGCAACATTAAGTTAGACTAGATTCAGTTTATCTTATTGTtttgtcttactatcatgtaacttaatgatatataaaccaagtgtaacaAGTAGAACAACTTAATTGATTAaacattattttcagagagataaaAAAGGTTGTATTTGTTAagaatctctttgtaattctgtaagttctcttgtaagca is a window of Apium graveolens cultivar Ventura chromosome 11, ASM990537v1, whole genome shotgun sequence DNA encoding:
- the LOC141697505 gene encoding uncharacterized protein LOC141697505, coding for MSNEALDQRNASIDIEESTAMTIEFLRARLLSERSVSRSARQRADELARRVMELEEQLKIVSLERMKAEKATADVLAILESSGATDLSEEYDSSSDQEATPSGSEVGPSSLMEEENLTDEKSCGRSLSWKSEKDSSRFLEKKYKDSSRRRHGSVISSANSSPKQVGKSCRRIKRKETTSATDQLQIDTSRLPLEGEVAESPYVPTSADNVPEISKEPSEVLENQILSNGHPSSAHGEDKDMEIALEQQAQLIQQYEAEEKAQRDWEEKFTETNSRTPVSIDGGNQSDVTEDRDGSREPASPFGEDTFVSCNQEPSLTDEGLSVSYELGRDQKSISNVAFESQSSEIAVSMAKSTFDQQQSLAHNYLPPVSQYIGVSGKEKTEVFSGTTNSLNKEASENADQFALMPHDTSNELGSVLEALQQAKASLKQNLNRSPVSNPGSMRNRDPSVPIMRNENRFEFPVGSAGLFRLPTGFQHETTAQDHFQTSGSELSSRNITPGPAGDRFFPSPYMHSQSSSPSDGLFTTRTNPYMDPRSTLPTTFPIFRTMLDSDRYAALTNSSTDPRLNAGLPSASRYVYPDYPPYREMVPRMTADDALSGHAANRDIGIRHPSHSQYYNDPRHYDDPRQYNDPRQYNDPRQYMYR